From Lonchura striata isolate bLonStr1 chromosome 3, bLonStr1.mat, whole genome shotgun sequence, one genomic window encodes:
- the MALL gene encoding MAL-like protein, whose product MASVGPSAAPTQPALPSGPAVFKTIPYAFILPEILCGTWVWILIAATSVSLPLLQGWVMYVSLTSCLISLLLLLSYLLGFHRNSENWKVLDSLYHGTTAILYMSAAVLQANATINSEFGDNAPLNYQLNSAASFFAFLTTFLYILHAFSIYYQ is encoded by the exons ATGGCCTCGGTGGGTCCCTCCGCAGCCCCCACGCAGCCCGCTCTGCCCTCCGGACCCGCCGTCTTCAAAACCATCCCCTACGCCTTCATCCTGCCGGAGATC ctctgtgggaccTGGGTGTGGATCCTCATCGCTGCTACCTCAGTCTCCTTGCCATTGCTGCAGGGATGGGTGATGTACGTGTCCCTCACCTCCTGCCtcatctccctgctgctcctcttaAGCTACCTCCTCGGCTTCCACAGGAACAGCGAGAACTGGAAAGTGCTG GACAGTTTGTACCATGGCACCACAGCCATTCTGTACATGAGTGCCGCTGTCCTGCAGGCCAATGCGACCATCAACTCTGAGTTCGGCGACAATGCACCACTCAACTACCAACTCAACAGCGCTGCATCG ttctTTGCCTTCCTCACGACCTTCCTGTACATCCTCCATGCCTTCAGCATCTACTACCAGTGA
- the ASB3 gene encoding ankyrin repeat and SOCS box protein 3 isoform X1, whose amino-acid sequence MDFTEAYSDRCSAVGLAAREGNVEILRELINRGYSIDVPDNRRWLPIHEAAAHNSSECLKLLIDTAPAEDYIHSRTFEGMCALHLSACHGSVECLRVLLEAGADLNDVNTESATTPLFLAVENKHAEVVKFLLQHGANIEGSHSWSGWNSLHQASFQSSTEIMQMLLEKGASKDCRDDFGITPLFVAAQYGQLESLRLLLSHGADVNCQAKDRATPLLIAAQEGHLDCVKLLLTAGADPNLYCNEDNWQLPIHAAAEMGHAKILELLIPVTDRICDKGEGKVSPVYSALYGGDRECLEMLLKQGFSPDAQECLDFGCRSPMCMIFQKQYYQFIDVLLKYGITLRGINLAHCLCHKKFALFRRFLRFGCSLPSEEELTDFILYSSTVQKEYKEWLPYLLLAGFNPVNFMRRIFSMSEDVLNFVLEFMNWSRLPPIVEQHLSQYKEKFSWTSKSHFAFLPSLSHLCRLEIRSLLGSERLRLERVIRELPLPACLQDYLLYVDVLRANSIPDLQDCLEQGDAISHSEAEDMEEGQQ is encoded by the exons ATGGATTTCACGGAAGCCTATTCCGACCGGTGCTCGGCCGTGGGCCTTGCGGCcagagaaggaaatgttgaGATACTGAGGGAATTGATTAATCGGGGATACAGCATCGATGTCCCGGATAACAGGAGGTGGTTGCCCATCCACGAAGCGGCAGCACACAATTCCAGTGAGTGCCTGAAGCTGCTCATTGATACAG ctccagccgAAGACTACATCCACTCGAGGACGTTTGAAGGGATGTGTGCTCTGCACCTCTCGGCTTGTCATGGCTCTGTGGAATGTCTCCGGgttctcctggaagctggggcTGACCTCAATGATGTCAACACCGAATCTGCCACCACTCCACTCTTCCTGG CTGTTGAAAATAAACATGCAGAGGTTGTCAAGTTCCTGCTCCAACACGGAGCAAATATTGAAGGTTCTCATTCTTGGTCTGGATGGAATTCTTTGCACCAAGCTTCCTTTCAG AGTTCCACTGAGATAATGCAAATGCTCCTGGAGAAAGGGGCCAGCAAGGACTGTCGTGATGACTTTGGAATTACCCCTCTGTTTGTGGCTGCTCAGTATGGCCAGCTGGAGAGTCTGCGGCTGCTTCTGTCCCACG GTGCAGATGTCAACTGCCAGGCCAAGGACAGGGCTACTCCCCTGCTGATTGCTGCACAGGAGGGACACCTGGAttgtgtgaagctgctgctgactGCAGGGGCAGACCCAAACCTCTACTGCAACGAGGATAACTGGCAGTTACCCATTCATGCAGCAGCTGAGATGGGCCATGCAAA GATACTGGAGCTGCTGATTCCAGTCACTGACCGGATTTGTGACAAGGGCGAGGGCAAAGTGAGCCCTGTGTATTCCGCGCTCTATGGCGGGGACAGGGAGTGCCTGGAAATGCTGCTCAAGCAGGGCTTCAGCCCAGATGCTCAGGAGTGCCTGGACTTCGGCTGCAGGTCCCCCATGTGCATGATCTTCCAAAAGCA GTATTATCAGTTCATTGATGTCCTTCTGAAATATGGCATCACCTTGCGTGGGATCAACTTGGCACACTGCCTGTGCCATAAGAAGTTTGCTCTCTTCCGGCGCTTCCTAAGGTTCGGCTGTTCCCTGCCCTCAGAGGAGGAATTAACAGACTTCATCCTCTACAGCAGCACGGTGCAGAAGGAATACAAGGAATGGCTGCCCTacctgctcctggctggctTCAACCCCGTGAATTTCATGCGCAG GATTTTCTCCATGAGTGAGGATGTCCTTAATTTCGTCCTGGAGTTCATGAATTGGAGCAGACTTCCTCCAATTGTGGAGCAACACCTTTCCCAATACAAAGAGAAGTTCAGTTGGACTTCCAAGAGCCATTTTG cctttcttccttccctgtCCCATCTGTGCCGCCTGGAGATCCGGTCCCTGTTGGGGAGCGAGCGCCTGCGCTTGGAGCGTGTGATCCGGGAATTGCCATTGCCAGCCTGCCTCCAGGACTACCTGCTCTACGTGGATGTGCTGCGAGCCAACAGTATCCCAGACCTGCAGGAttgcctggagcagggagatgcAATCAGTCATTCCGAGGCTGAGGATATGGAAGAGGGACAGCAGTAA
- the ASB3 gene encoding ankyrin repeat and SOCS box protein 3 isoform X2, with translation MDFTEAYSDRCSAVGLAAREGNVEILRELINRGYSIDVPDNRRWLPIHEAAAHNSSECLKLLIDTAPAEDYIHSRTFEGMCALHLSACHGSVECLRVLLEAGADLNDVNTESATTPLFLAVENKHAEVVKFLLQHGANIEGSHSWSGWNSLHQASFQSSTEIMQMLLEKGASKDCRDDFGITPLFVAAQYGQLESLRLLLSHDVNCQAKDRATPLLIAAQEGHLDCVKLLLTAGADPNLYCNEDNWQLPIHAAAEMGHAKILELLIPVTDRICDKGEGKVSPVYSALYGGDRECLEMLLKQGFSPDAQECLDFGCRSPMCMIFQKQYYQFIDVLLKYGITLRGINLAHCLCHKKFALFRRFLRFGCSLPSEEELTDFILYSSTVQKEYKEWLPYLLLAGFNPVNFMRRFWIFSMSEDVLNFVLEFMNWSRLPPIVEQHLSQYKEKFSWTSKSHFAFLPSLSHLCRLEIRSLLGSERLRLERVIRELPLPACLQDYLLYVDVLRANSIPDLQDCLEQGDAISHSEAEDMEEGQQ, from the exons ATGGATTTCACGGAAGCCTATTCCGACCGGTGCTCGGCCGTGGGCCTTGCGGCcagagaaggaaatgttgaGATACTGAGGGAATTGATTAATCGGGGATACAGCATCGATGTCCCGGATAACAGGAGGTGGTTGCCCATCCACGAAGCGGCAGCACACAATTCCAGTGAGTGCCTGAAGCTGCTCATTGATACAG ctccagccgAAGACTACATCCACTCGAGGACGTTTGAAGGGATGTGTGCTCTGCACCTCTCGGCTTGTCATGGCTCTGTGGAATGTCTCCGGgttctcctggaagctggggcTGACCTCAATGATGTCAACACCGAATCTGCCACCACTCCACTCTTCCTGG CTGTTGAAAATAAACATGCAGAGGTTGTCAAGTTCCTGCTCCAACACGGAGCAAATATTGAAGGTTCTCATTCTTGGTCTGGATGGAATTCTTTGCACCAAGCTTCCTTTCAG AGTTCCACTGAGATAATGCAAATGCTCCTGGAGAAAGGGGCCAGCAAGGACTGTCGTGATGACTTTGGAATTACCCCTCTGTTTGTGGCTGCTCAGTATGGCCAGCTGGAGAGTCTGCGGCTGCTTCTGTCCCACG ATGTCAACTGCCAGGCCAAGGACAGGGCTACTCCCCTGCTGATTGCTGCACAGGAGGGACACCTGGAttgtgtgaagctgctgctgactGCAGGGGCAGACCCAAACCTCTACTGCAACGAGGATAACTGGCAGTTACCCATTCATGCAGCAGCTGAGATGGGCCATGCAAA GATACTGGAGCTGCTGATTCCAGTCACTGACCGGATTTGTGACAAGGGCGAGGGCAAAGTGAGCCCTGTGTATTCCGCGCTCTATGGCGGGGACAGGGAGTGCCTGGAAATGCTGCTCAAGCAGGGCTTCAGCCCAGATGCTCAGGAGTGCCTGGACTTCGGCTGCAGGTCCCCCATGTGCATGATCTTCCAAAAGCA GTATTATCAGTTCATTGATGTCCTTCTGAAATATGGCATCACCTTGCGTGGGATCAACTTGGCACACTGCCTGTGCCATAAGAAGTTTGCTCTCTTCCGGCGCTTCCTAAGGTTCGGCTGTTCCCTGCCCTCAGAGGAGGAATTAACAGACTTCATCCTCTACAGCAGCACGGTGCAGAAGGAATACAAGGAATGGCTGCCCTacctgctcctggctggctTCAACCCCGTGAATTTCATGCGCAGGTTCTG GATTTTCTCCATGAGTGAGGATGTCCTTAATTTCGTCCTGGAGTTCATGAATTGGAGCAGACTTCCTCCAATTGTGGAGCAACACCTTTCCCAATACAAAGAGAAGTTCAGTTGGACTTCCAAGAGCCATTTTG cctttcttccttccctgtCCCATCTGTGCCGCCTGGAGATCCGGTCCCTGTTGGGGAGCGAGCGCCTGCGCTTGGAGCGTGTGATCCGGGAATTGCCATTGCCAGCCTGCCTCCAGGACTACCTGCTCTACGTGGATGTGCTGCGAGCCAACAGTATCCCAGACCTGCAGGAttgcctggagcagggagatgcAATCAGTCATTCCGAGGCTGAGGATATGGAAGAGGGACAGCAGTAA
- the ASB3 gene encoding ankyrin repeat and SOCS box protein 3 isoform X3 translates to MDFTEAYSDRCSAVGLAAREGNVEILRELINRGYSIDVPDNRRWLPIHEAAAHNSSECLKLLIDTAPAEDYIHSRTFEGMCALHLSACHGSVECLRVLLEAGADLNDVNTESATTPLFLAVENKHAEVVKFLLQHGANIEGSHSWSGWNSLHQASFQSSTEIMQMLLEKGASKDCRDDFGITPLFVAAQYGQLESLRLLLSHGADVNCQAKDRATPLLIAAQEGHLDCVKLLLTAGADPNLYCNEDNWQLPIHAAAEMGHAKILELLIPVTDRICDKGEGKVSPVYSALYGGDRECLEMLLKQGFSPDAQECLDFGCRSPMCMIFQKQYYQFIDVLLKYGITLRGINLAHCLCHKKFALFRRFLRFGCSLPSEEELTDFILYSSTVQKEYKEWLPYLLLAGFNPVNFMRRFWIFSMSEDVLNFVLEFMNWSRLPPIVEQHLSQYKEKFSWTSKSHFAFLPSLSHLCRLEIRSLLGSERLRLERVIRELPLPACLQDYLLYVDVLRANSIPDLQDCLEQGDAISHSEAEDMEEGQQ, encoded by the exons ATGGATTTCACGGAAGCCTATTCCGACCGGTGCTCGGCCGTGGGCCTTGCGGCcagagaaggaaatgttgaGATACTGAGGGAATTGATTAATCGGGGATACAGCATCGATGTCCCGGATAACAGGAGGTGGTTGCCCATCCACGAAGCGGCAGCACACAATTCCAGTGAGTGCCTGAAGCTGCTCATTGATACAG ctccagccgAAGACTACATCCACTCGAGGACGTTTGAAGGGATGTGTGCTCTGCACCTCTCGGCTTGTCATGGCTCTGTGGAATGTCTCCGGgttctcctggaagctggggcTGACCTCAATGATGTCAACACCGAATCTGCCACCACTCCACTCTTCCTGG CTGTTGAAAATAAACATGCAGAGGTTGTCAAGTTCCTGCTCCAACACGGAGCAAATATTGAAGGTTCTCATTCTTGGTCTGGATGGAATTCTTTGCACCAAGCTTCCTTTCAG AGTTCCACTGAGATAATGCAAATGCTCCTGGAGAAAGGGGCCAGCAAGGACTGTCGTGATGACTTTGGAATTACCCCTCTGTTTGTGGCTGCTCAGTATGGCCAGCTGGAGAGTCTGCGGCTGCTTCTGTCCCACG GTGCAGATGTCAACTGCCAGGCCAAGGACAGGGCTACTCCCCTGCTGATTGCTGCACAGGAGGGACACCTGGAttgtgtgaagctgctgctgactGCAGGGGCAGACCCAAACCTCTACTGCAACGAGGATAACTGGCAGTTACCCATTCATGCAGCAGCTGAGATGGGCCATGCAAA GATACTGGAGCTGCTGATTCCAGTCACTGACCGGATTTGTGACAAGGGCGAGGGCAAAGTGAGCCCTGTGTATTCCGCGCTCTATGGCGGGGACAGGGAGTGCCTGGAAATGCTGCTCAAGCAGGGCTTCAGCCCAGATGCTCAGGAGTGCCTGGACTTCGGCTGCAGGTCCCCCATGTGCATGATCTTCCAAAAGCA GTATTATCAGTTCATTGATGTCCTTCTGAAATATGGCATCACCTTGCGTGGGATCAACTTGGCACACTGCCTGTGCCATAAGAAGTTTGCTCTCTTCCGGCGCTTCCTAAGGTTCGGCTGTTCCCTGCCCTCAGAGGAGGAATTAACAGACTTCATCCTCTACAGCAGCACGGTGCAGAAGGAATACAAGGAATGGCTGCCCTacctgctcctggctggctTCAACCCCGTGAATTTCATGCGCAGGTTCTG GATTTTCTCCATGAGTGAGGATGTCCTTAATTTCGTCCTGGAGTTCATGAATTGGAGCAGACTTCCTCCAATTGTGGAGCAACACCTTTCCCAATACAAAGAGAAGTTCAGTTGGACTTCCAAGAGCCATTTTG cctttcttccttccctgtCCCATCTGTGCCGCCTGGAGATCCGGTCCCTGTTGGGGAGCGAGCGCCTGCGCTTGGAGCGTGTGATCCGGGAATTGCCATTGCCAGCCTGCCTCCAGGACTACCTGCTCTACGTGGATGTGCTGCGAGCCAACAGTATCCCAGACCTGCAGGAttgcctggagcagggagatgcAATCAGTCATTCCGAGGCTGAGGATATGGAAGAGGGACAGCAGTAA